The Candidatus Aminicenantes bacterium genomic interval AGGATGTCGCGGCCGGCCTGCAGGTCCTCGACCTTGACGCCGACCAGGCGCAGTGGCAGGTTTTTTTTGGCCAGCAGCGCTTGCAGCAGGGGCAATGCGCTTTGCCAAAGTTGGAAATAGGAAAAGGTGGGAAAGGTCAGGGCCGCCCGCCGGCAGAAGGTGGAAAAATCGCTGAAACGCACCTTGACCTCGACGCGGCCGGCGAACAGCTTCTCGCCGAGCAGGTGCACGGCCAGCCGGTCCAGCAGGTAGGCCAGGTGCGAATAGAGAAGCCCCTGGTCGCGGATGTCCTCGGGAAAGGTGGTTTCGCGGCTGAAGCTCCTGCTGGCCGGCTCGGGCCGCCCCCGCTCCATGCCGCCGCCGGCGTGCGGGCCGGCAAAGATCTTCCGCCACTGCGCCGGGTATTTCTCCTTCAGTTCGCGGCCGCGGCGCACGCCCAACCCCTGCAGGACGAAATAGGCCTGCGGCCCGATGCCGGGGATCTTGTCCATGGTCAGCTGTGAGACGAACTCCTCCTCGTCGTGCAGCCAGAACAGGCCGCCCGGCTTGGCCGCCTCGCAGGCCAGCTTGGCGCCCAGGCGCGTGCCGCCCAGCCCGGCCGATATCTTCAAGCCCGTCTCGCGCTCGGCGGCCGCCTTGATGCGGGCCGCCAGTTCGTATACCGAGGCACAGAGATAGCGGCTGCCGCCCACGTCGACGTAGGCCTCGTCGATCGACACCTCCTCGACCCGGGGCGAGAAGCGGTGCAGGCAGGCGAAGAACTGCTCGGAGATGCGGCTGTAGAGGTGGAAGCGGCCGCGGCGAAAAATCGCCTGCGGGCACTTCTTGGCCGCGGTGCGCAGGGCCATGCCCGAGTGCACCCCGAAACGCCTGGCCGCGTAGGAGGCGGTGCAGACCACGCCCCGCTCGTGGGCCAGGCCGCCGACGACCAGCGGCTTGCCCCGCAGCGCCGGCTCCAGCGCCTCCTCCACCGCCGCGAAAAAGGCGTCGATGTCCAGGTGCAGGAC includes:
- a CDS encoding DNA polymerase IV encodes the protein MKTPTVLHLDIDAFFAAVEEALEPALRGKPLVVGGLAHERGVVCTASYAARRFGVHSGMALRTAAKKCPQAIFRRGRFHLYSRISEQFFACLHRFSPRVEEVSIDEAYVDVGGSRYLCASVYELAARIKAAAERETGLKISAGLGGTRLGAKLACEAAKPGGLFWLHDEEEFVSQLTMDKIPGIGPQAYFVLQGLGVRRGRELKEKYPAQWRKIFAGPHAGGGMERGRPEPASRSFSRETTFPEDIRDQGLLYSHLAYLLDRLAVHLLGEKLFAGRVEVKVRFSDFSTFCRRAALTFPTFSYFQLWQSALPLLQALLAKKNLPLRLVGVKVEDLQAGRDIL